The Patescibacteria group bacterium nucleotide sequence TGCAGAAGAAGACCCCATGCCCACGGTATTTTTTAAGGTGGATTGGAAGACCATCAAGGCATATTTTCGGAAAGAAGCCGTGCGCATAGCAAAAGAACTTTTACATATTTCATAGTAATTTTCAGTGTGGTATACTTAATGGTATGAATCCACAGAAACGAAACGTGGAGCATTTTTTGAAGTTGGCGGCAGGAATGCCTGCTTCTTTGCCGTTGGGAGTACTCTCGGTGGTAGTGGGCGCATTTATTGTGGGTGCTATTGTGAATGCGGCAAGCCTTACGCCGCCGACAGCAGCATATCCGGAAGGACAACCCCAGCTCGACGTAGGCGGAGGCGGCGCAAGTAATTTGCTTGATGCACTTAAGGGAGGGCCACTTGCAGAGTGGAAAGATTTTAAATACGATACGGTCATTGGCGGCAGGCTCGGCTTGGGACAAGTGAGAAAAACGATTGGTGCCGGCGTACAGCGCATTGGCTACCCTTTAGATATGCAAATTGTCCATGATATTGATGAAGGTCCGACCGCTGCAGAATTGGCAGTGAATGCATATTTGAACAAAAACAACACAGCTGTTTTGAGGATTGCATCCGGATCAAAAACAGCGGACGAAAAACTTTATACGGGCATAAGGTTTGATCGCCTAACAATGGCACCAAGTGCACAAGAAGAGGACACACTCAATGAAAAATGGTTTATCGGCATGGATAATACAAATGACAATCTTATCATTCGCGCAAATGGAAATACGAATCTTGTCAGCATTGACCCAGCCAAAGGTGCGGCATGCTTTGGTGCGGTGTTTAAGGACATTTCACGAGGCAGTGGGGATGCAGAGGCAAAATTTGATGGCTCAGTAGGGGGTTACAAAAGCGCTAATCAAAAATGTAAGGACGGATCCCATGTATGCACCGTGGAAGAAATACTCCGAACAATCAACTGCCAACCAAACCTACCCATATTTGCCGATTCACCCCGAGTATCGGCGTGGATATCGAAAGGATCATCTGGTTATACAACCGCACCATCAAATGATTGCAAAGGATGGACAACAAATGTCACGACAGCACAGGCAGCTATTTGGATTTTTGATGCTAAGGGAGGGTATAGTAGTCTTTCTGCATGTAATAACACGCGAGCATTTGCGTGCTGCAAATAATAACTATGGCACTACGCACAGTACACAAACTAACATTTGGAAGCGTGGCAGCGCTTGCGGTTTTTGTTGCACTTTCAGTATATTTCTCTCAAGTTTCGTTTAATGCATCTGCAAGTAAAACAGCAAATATTGTGAATGGAAAAGTGAGTGCTTGTTATTCGGATATTGAAGTTGGACAAGATAATTTTGATTGTGCAGACGCTGGAAGCAGTTGGTGTAAGCCCGATGGACAAATTCCCGGACAATGTATTGGAGCAGCTCCATCGGGAGCAACCGGTATTGATTGCGATACATGCAGATGGGCACTTGCAGGCTGCAGTGACGATGATTATACAACCAACTGCAGATATTCGAGTTGCACTCGCGATGGCGGCACAAAAACATGTGATAAAGATAGCGACGCACCATCAACGTGTACAACTGCCACGCGAAGCTGGACAGCAGGGATCACCTGTCCAACAGACTGTACGTCATCTACCCAAACATTTGATTATCAATATACGTGTACAACAGACGGCAAGAAGACCAAAGTCTATACCTCGACAGCAGGCAGTTGCAGACCTTCAGCAAACGTCGTGGAAGAATGCGATGCGTGCAATGATACGGTCGGACCGAGTGATGCTTATACAAACTGTCCATGGCCGCAAACATGCAGTAACGCGCAGCAATCGGCAGGGAAGGCCGTTGTTGATTGTACTGTTCCTTCGGGTACGCGCTGTAAGCCGACAAATTCCGGATCCACAACATTCAGCAGTACGGCAAAACGCTCGCGCGAAAAATCTTGCTGCAGTCTGAATAATTATAATCGAACATGTTCTCAGGGCTCAACAACAGAGGTGTCCTTTCCTACTGTGCCGAGCTATACATATTCTGCTTCACGAAAATCAGGAACTACATGTATAGACTTACCTTCAACATCACTGCAAACTTCCTGTTGTAGTGAAAATGTAAAATCATGTACGTCATGGGAATGTAGGCGCGAAGGAAACGGCGGAAAAAACAAGCGCACATGCAAGCCCTATACATGCAAGGAAGACAATAGTGGTTTTACGGCAGGGTCGAGCGCAGAAGAAACTGGATCAAGCTGTAGTACGGCAAGCTGTGAGTCGGGTGACTACCTTGATACTGAAAGCGTTGTAGTAGCTTGCCCGGCAAATAAGGAGCCTGGGAGTGGCGCCGTTGAGAAATGGGGAAAGAAGAAAAAAAATGGCGTTACCTGCAGTGGATCAGACTGGGTGAGCGAACGGTCTGTTGCGTGCTGTACGCAAAATAAATGGGCGTGCGGTTATGCTAATTCTGGCAATGAATGCAGTGGTAAAGGTGGTCAAACAATCACACAAACATGCTCTGAGACAAAATGTGAAGCGCCACAAGCGTCGACAGTAACGCCAATAAATAATACACCTGAACCATCTAAGGCATCAAAATTTTGTCCCGATGAAAATTCAAGCGAAAAAGGAGGAACGTTGCCAGGTGGTGCTGATGGGAATACTCTGCGTTATGTAAGCGGCGGTTGGAGCTCGAATAGCTTTCTAAAAAACACAGGCGGGAGTATTGGGATTGGCGTAGGATCAGCAAATCCAAGTAATTTATTTGAAATCAGCAATGCATACAATTCTAGTATAACTACTCAAACGAGAATTACAGACGTTTCCAGTAATCCCGAACTCCAACTCCAGTATGCTGCAGATAGCGCATTCGCATCCAATCAACACTGGTCGCTATATGTTCAGAATAAGAAATCAGACGGAAATGCGGGCGATGCAAGTCTGCGCATCTGGGGGTTTGGCTCTGACCGCGTTATTATTGATAAGGATGGCGGAGTGCATGCCACAAAATTCTGTACCAATGTAGATACACCCGGATGTACGGAATTGACCGGCGGCGGAGGGAGTCTGTGGGAAAAAGTCGGCGCAACTCAAGATATCGGCTATAGTGCAGGTGCCGTGAAGGTTGGATCCGCCGGCGGCCTAACATTAGGTGAAGATAAGGCAGCCCCTACGGCAAACACCCCCGGCTCTCTGAAGTTCATTTCTGCAGGCGATAATACTTTCTTTACATCCTTTATTGCCGGCACTCAGACTGGTGATGTAGCTTATACTCTGCCAACCTCAGTGGGATCAGACGGGCAATTTCTCAAGATTGGCGCTCAAGGCGCGCTCTCCTGGGCGGATACTCCCCGTATACCTGATTTATCACAGTACCATTTTAATAATATTTTCAGCAATGGAGGATTTGAAGGCGGCAAAGAACAGTGGGATGCTGAATTTGGAACTGAAACTAACTTTGCCATTACAACAAGTGAATGGCATACCGGATTAAAAAGTTTACATATAAAACCAAGAGACAGTAGCAGGCGTTTTAAAAACAACCGAACTCCCATTAAGCAAAACACTCCCTATTCGGTAATTTTTTGGGTAAAGGCGGACAGCGTTGTAAAAAATAGCGTTGCGGAAGCGACTATCAAGAGCTGTGCTGCTATCAATCAACCCTGTAGTACAGAGATTAAGCGCATTCAAATGCCAACCGATGCAACGCATGGCTGGAGAAAAATAAGCGCAGATACCATTATAATAAATAATGGAAATCCTGAAATCGAGCTTGAGTTTACATTCTCTCATACTGCAGGAAATGTATTTATTGATGACATTATACTAACCGAAAGCCCCACGGCAATCGGATATTCTGATAGTTTTATTGAATCATCGGGATATCAAAGTATTTATGGAAGGCTTGGCATTGGAGCGCGCCCAAGTAGTGATAACAACCCAATGCTTATGGTGAATCCGGGCCAAGAAATCGTCTCAAGCGGCAATGTAAACCTTAAAGTAGCAAAAGATTCAACTATAGCCGAATTGGAAAATTATCCTGGAACTGGCGCCACCCCCAGCGTAGGAGATTATATTTACGTTCAATCACTTGGAAATACAAAAGGGAGTATAGTGACTGAAGGCTCATCAAAAAGCGGCAACGACCCATGGAAAATAAGGCTTGCCGAGCCGCTCCCGAGCGCTAGCGCTATAGATGAGCAATTTTTTATCATCAGAAAACTGGCAAGTTTCAGCGGCCTCGGCTGGAATTATAGTGGAAATGGCGGCGGTGATGTTTCCATTTCCGGAAGCGGGCGGATCGGCATTGGAACTGCCGCCCCCGCTGCCCGACTCCATGTGTATGGAGGGCAATCGTGGGGAGCAAACATTCGTTTAGATGCAACAGATGTTCTTAAGCAAAACCCGGAAAACTCTAATAGTTGGTTTAGTAATACTGCGGGAAGCACATGGGATCTGATTTCAACCGGCGGAGTGGCGAGTGAGGGCATTAAAAAATTTCTTATCAAAGACGTATCGCATAACGCAGTCCGACTTACTATAGATGATGCGGGGAACGTTGGCATTGGGACGACGGCGCCCGCTTCCGCGCTACACGTGGCAGGCGCTACAGGCCTAACATTAGGCGAAGACAAAGAGGCAACCCCTCCGGCGACGAATACAGCCGGCACCCTGAAGTTTATTTCTGCAGGCGACAACGCATTTAGCACATCATTTGTTGCCGGTACTCAAATAGGTAATGTATCTTATACTCTTCCACTTGCGCTTGGTACAGCGGGACAGTTTTTAAAACTAAAAACAGTGAACGGCGCTACAAGTACTCTTGAGTGGGCCGATCGAGGAGGACTTGGCATCTTAAATGGACTTACTGATAATGAACAGCTTTTTGCCAAAGCAGATGATACTAATGTCACACTATCTATTGTATCCGCCGCAGCTGCAGGCACAACAAAAGCAGCGCACACATTTGCTCTTGGGTGGGCCGGCGTGCTTGGCGCTAGTAGAGGGGGTACGGGATTGTCGTTGGCTAATGCTACGAATGGTGGAACGGCAGGCAATTTGTTACGTGTAAAGAGTAATGGAACCACACCGGAAAGTTGGACATGGGAAAGTTGGACACCGGATTATTTTTCACCGTCAAATCCGTCTGGCGGAACAGCAGGACAATTCTTGCAAAAAACAGCAAGGGGTTTTGCATGGGCGGGCGAAGCTGATCCTAAAGTCGGTACATTAACAAATAGTAAATGGTGCACAGCGAACAATACAGTAATAAGCTGTACTGCAGATAGTCCTATTCTTACTGGCACGGCACAGGGGCAAACACTCTGGTGGGATAATACAACTGGTGCTCAAAAATGGGTTGTAGACAATAAACTAACTATCAATTCAAATGGCAATGTTGGCATAGGGACGACAGATACAAAAGGCGCAAAATTTGCCGTAACTCATGATGCAGCTGCAACAAGCGGGCTCTTTGTGTATACCTCTGATAAAGGCACCATACTCTCGACAACATCGATTGTCGCCGATCTCCTCTCCAAAATTGGCATCATTCCCGTCGCGCAAGAGCAACAACCATCTGCAGGCGGCGGAGGAGGAACAGGAACGAGAGTAGAAGCAAGGGAGGGCACAGGGGGCACTGTCACAAACTCGGGCACGGTGGCATCCCTTCCCACTCCTGCCTCAGGAACACCTGAAGCAACACCAACGCCAACGCCAACGCCAACAGGGCAAGTTGCATTACCGATAGAAAGTGCGGCGCCGATATCTGCTGCAGATCAACGATTTGTTATAACACCCTCAACGCCAGGAACCACCATTCCTACGCCGCCTCCTTCTCTTTTGGAACAACCAGATCCGGTGACTGCAGCTTCAGCAATTGCTACCAAATCCGCATTTGGTATGCCCG carries:
- a CDS encoding carbohydrate binding domain-containing protein, which translates into the protein MALRTVHKLTFGSVAALAVFVALSVYFSQVSFNASASKTANIVNGKVSACYSDIEVGQDNFDCADAGSSWCKPDGQIPGQCIGAAPSGATGIDCDTCRWALAGCSDDDYTTNCRYSSCTRDGGTKTCDKDSDAPSTCTTATRSWTAGITCPTDCTSSTQTFDYQYTCTTDGKKTKVYTSTAGSCRPSANVVEECDACNDTVGPSDAYTNCPWPQTCSNAQQSAGKAVVDCTVPSGTRCKPTNSGSTTFSSTAKRSREKSCCSLNNYNRTCSQGSTTEVSFPTVPSYTYSASRKSGTTCIDLPSTSLQTSCCSENVKSCTSWECRREGNGGKNKRTCKPYTCKEDNSGFTAGSSAEETGSSCSTASCESGDYLDTESVVVACPANKEPGSGAVEKWGKKKKNGVTCSGSDWVSERSVACCTQNKWACGYANSGNECSGKGGQTITQTCSETKCEAPQASTVTPINNTPEPSKASKFCPDENSSEKGGTLPGGADGNTLRYVSGGWSSNSFLKNTGGSIGIGVGSANPSNLFEISNAYNSSITTQTRITDVSSNPELQLQYAADSAFASNQHWSLYVQNKKSDGNAGDASLRIWGFGSDRVIIDKDGGVHATKFCTNVDTPGCTELTGGGGSLWEKVGATQDIGYSAGAVKVGSAGGLTLGEDKAAPTANTPGSLKFISAGDNTFFTSFIAGTQTGDVAYTLPTSVGSDGQFLKIGAQGALSWADTPRIPDLSQYHFNNIFSNGGFEGGKEQWDAEFGTETNFAITTSEWHTGLKSLHIKPRDSSRRFKNNRTPIKQNTPYSVIFWVKADSVVKNSVAEATIKSCAAINQPCSTEIKRIQMPTDATHGWRKISADTIIINNGNPEIELEFTFSHTAGNVFIDDIILTESPTAIGYSDSFIESSGYQSIYGRLGIGARPSSDNNPMLMVNPGQEIVSSGNVNLKVAKDSTIAELENYPGTGATPSVGDYIYVQSLGNTKGSIVTEGSSKSGNDPWKIRLAEPLPSASAIDEQFFIIRKLASFSGLGWNYSGNGGGDVSISGSGRIGIGTAAPAARLHVYGGQSWGANIRLDATDVLKQNPENSNSWFSNTAGSTWDLISTGGVASEGIKKFLIKDVSHNAVRLTIDDAGNVGIGTTAPASALHVAGATGLTLGEDKEATPPATNTAGTLKFISAGDNAFSTSFVAGTQIGNVSYTLPLALGTAGQFLKLKTVNGATSTLEWADRGGLGILNGLTDNEQLFAKADDTNVTLSIVSAAAAGTTKAAHTFALGWAGVLGASRGGTGLSLANATNGGTAGNLLRVKSNGTTPESWTWESWTPDYFSPSNPSGGTAGQFLQKTARGFAWAGEADPKVGTLTNSKWCTANNTVISCTADSPILTGTAQGQTLWWDNTTGAQKWVVDNKLTINSNGNVGIGTTDTKGAKFAVTHDAAATSGLFVYTSDKGTILSTTSIVADLLSKIGIIPVAQEQQPSAGGGGGTGTRVEAREGTGGTVTNSGTVASLPTPASGTPEATPTPTPTPTGQVALPIESAAPISAADQRFVITPSTPGTTIPTPPPSLLEQPDPVTAASAIATKSAFGMPDYVTITWSSSPNATSYKITRKTREAGSSSWSGQVLEDTTSPITDHTGTIKNIGDIQYTIAAINNAGETSIPVPVKLIESAGVQPTAAPGPTPLNTPAPPEPSSSTAPVPPPQTAPAAASTTPSAPTTLTPSNGSTTTGSSGGRAGGTVVSP